A single genomic interval of Macadamia integrifolia cultivar HAES 741 chromosome 6, SCU_Mint_v3, whole genome shotgun sequence harbors:
- the LOC122081419 gene encoding disease resistance protein RPV1-like isoform X1, with protein sequence MAAMSSSKIEGYLSPPFTFGRWRRSSNLIGWQQMRFRNSKVNIRRHRGLQRGFRLPKSFCLVASSSKAASSSSSSDSSGGSSYEVFLSFCGKDIRTNFADHLFNGLVDSGIRTFRDDKELRKGNEIGPELITAIQESRISIPIFSMNYGASKWCLDELFEMYECRRTMKQIVFPIFYKIEPRDVRNQTGVYAEAFEKHQKRFDEETVQKWQKALKEVGKLDGWHSKEDTHEGKLIKIVVKTVWSELNKRPLIVSNNLVGIQSLIENVLMLLNMESDDIKIVGIHGLGGIGKTTIARAVYNTIFHNFEGYSFIENIQENAQRYGIAHLQNQLIFDILKQKNHNITSVEDGIKVLQQRFRTKKVLIVLDDVDQDINVKCLVGDRKWFGIGSKIIFTSRNEAILCAQEVDAIYKPNVMNFDDSIKLFSHHAFQRDQPLEDYLDLSKGMMKITGGLPLALEVLGSSLFSTEKSVWEDMLKKLQKIPNNNIMKRLKISYDGLDDEEQQMFLDTACFFIGMDKDLACHIWDGCNFSPQIALHTLCARSLVTISENGKLRMHDLLRDLGREIVRQESIKEPGKRTRIWSQEEVLDVLETQTGTSNVEGLSIDFSHRSKSQCLISGKGFAAMTKLRILQVDFRKFSGNFMFSFSELRWLSWTCCHEQHVQTNFHPRKLAVLNLSHCEITKKWMGWN encoded by the exons ATGGCTGCAATGTCGTCGTCGAAGATTGAAGGATACCTATCACCACCGTTCACATTCGGAAGGTGGCGGCGATCAAGCAATTTGATCGGGTGGCAGCAAATGAGGTTCCGCAATTCCAAAGTGAATATTAGAAGACACAGAGGGCTTCAAAGAGGGTTTCGTCTTCCAAAGTCGTTCTGTTTGGTCGCATCATCATCTAAGGCCGCCTCCTCGTCTTCATCTTCGGACTCTTCCGGCGGTTCGAGTtatgaggtgttcttgagcttttGTGGTAAAGACATTCGCACCAATTTCGCTGATCATCTCTTTAATGGCTTGGTTGATTCTGGAATTAGAACTTTCAGGGACGACAAAGAACTCCGAAAGGGAAACGAGATTGGTCCGGAGCTAATCACTGCAATCCAGGAGTCAAGAATCTCTATTCCCATCTTCTCGATGAACTATGGTGCAAGCAAATGGTGTCTCGATGAGTTATTCGAGATGTATGAATGCAGAAGAACAATGAAACAGATCGTCTTTCCAATTTTCTATAAAATTGAACCAAGGGATGTCAGAAACCAGACCGGGGTTTATGCTGAGGCCTTTGAGAAACACCAGAAGCGGTTCGATGAGGAAACTGTGCAGAAGTGGCAAAAAGCTCTGAAAGAGGTTGGAAAATTGGATGGATGGCATTCCAAAGAGGATAC GCATGAAGGGaagttaataaaaatagttgTTAAAACAGTTTGGAGTGAATTGAACAAGAGGCCCTTGATTGTCTCTAACAACCTAGTTGGAATCCAATCACTGATAGAAAATGTGTTGATGTTGTTAAACATGGAATCTGATGATATAAAAATTGTGGGGATCCATGGCCTTGGAGGTATTGGAAAGACAACGATTGCTAGGGCTGTTTACAATACAATCTTTCATAACTTTGAAGGATATAGTTTTATTGAAAATATTCAAGAAAATGCTCAACGCTATGGGATTGCCCATTTGCAAAACCAACTTATCTTTGatatcttgaaacaaaaaaatcataatattaCCAGTGTGGAAGATGGCATTAAGGTGCTCCAGCAAAGATTTCGTACGAAAAAAGTTCTTattgttcttgatgatgtggatcaAGATATTAATGTGAAGTGTTTAGTTGGCGACCGTAAATGGTTTGGTATTGGTAGTAAGATCATTTTCACAAGCAGAAATGAGGCTATTTTATGTGCTCAAGAAGTAGATGCGATTTACAAGCCCAATGTTATGAATTTTGATGATTCTATTAAACTTTTTAGCCATCATGCATTTCAAAGGGATCAACCTCTAGAAGATTATTTGGATCTTTCAAAAGGTATGATGAAAATTACCGGAGGACTTCCCTTGGCTCTTGAAGTATTAggttcatctttattttctacGGAAAAATCAGTATGGGAAGACATGTTAAAAAAGTTGCAAAAAATTCCCAATAATAATATCATGAAAAGATTGAAAATAAGTTATGATGGATTAGATGATGAGGAACAACAAATGTTTCTTGATACTGCTTGTTTTTTCATTGGAATGGACAAAGATCTTGCATGCCATATATGGGATGGGTGCAATTTTTCTCCTCAAATAGCACTTCATACTCTTTGTGCAAGGTCCTTAGTAACAATTAGTGAAAATGGTAAATTAAGGATGCATGATCTACTTCGGGATCTTGGAAGGGAAATTGTTCGCCAAGAGAGCATAAAAGAGCCAGGGAAGCGTACTCGGATATGGTCTCAAGAAGAAGTCTTGGATGTACTTGAAACGCAAACG GGAACAAGTAATGTTGAAGGACTCAGTATAGACTTCAGCCACAGATCAAAGAGCCAATGTTTGATAAGTGGTAAAGGATTTGCCGCGATGACAAAACTGAGGATACTCCAAGTTGACTTTCGAAAATTTTCTGGGAACttcatgttttctttttcaGAATTAAGGTGGCTTAGTTGGACATGCTGCCATGAACAACATGTGCAAACCAATTTTCATCCACGAAAACTGGCCGTTCTCAATCTATCACATTGTGAAATCACAAAGAAATGGATGGGTTGGAACTGA
- the LOC122081419 gene encoding disease resistance protein RPV1-like isoform X7 → MNYGASKWCLDELFEMYECRRTMKQIVFPIFYKIEPRDVRNQTGVYAEAFEKHQKRFDEETVQKWQKALKEVGKLDGWHSKEDTHEGKLIKIVVKTVWSELNKRPLIVSNNLVGIQSLIENVLMLLNMESDDIKIVGIHGLGGIGKTTIARAVYNTIFHNFEGYSFIENIQENAQRYGIAHLQNQLIFDILKQKNHNITSVEDGIKVLQQRFRTKKVLIVLDDVDQDINVKCLVGDRKWFGIGSKIIFTSRNEAILCAQEVDAIYKPNVMNFDDSIKLFSHHAFQRDQPLEDYLDLSKGMMKITGGLPLALEVLGSSLFSTEKSVWEDMLKKLQKIPNNNIMKRLKISYDGLDDEEQQMFLDTACFFIGMDKDLACHIWDGCNFSPQIALHTLCARSLVTISENGKLRMHDLLRDLGREIVRQESIKEPGKRTRIWSQEEVLDVLETQTGTSNVEGLSIDFSHRSKSQCLISGKGFAAMTKLRILQVDFRKFSGNFMFSFSELRWLSWTCCHEQHVQTNFHPRKLAVLNLSHCEITKKWMGWN, encoded by the exons ATGAACTATGGTGCAAGCAAATGGTGTCTCGATGAGTTATTCGAGATGTATGAATGCAGAAGAACAATGAAACAGATCGTCTTTCCAATTTTCTATAAAATTGAACCAAGGGATGTCAGAAACCAGACCGGGGTTTATGCTGAGGCCTTTGAGAAACACCAGAAGCGGTTCGATGAGGAAACTGTGCAGAAGTGGCAAAAAGCTCTGAAAGAGGTTGGAAAATTGGATGGATGGCATTCCAAAGAGGATAC GCATGAAGGGaagttaataaaaatagttgTTAAAACAGTTTGGAGTGAATTGAACAAGAGGCCCTTGATTGTCTCTAACAACCTAGTTGGAATCCAATCACTGATAGAAAATGTGTTGATGTTGTTAAACATGGAATCTGATGATATAAAAATTGTGGGGATCCATGGCCTTGGAGGTATTGGAAAGACAACGATTGCTAGGGCTGTTTACAATACAATCTTTCATAACTTTGAAGGATATAGTTTTATTGAAAATATTCAAGAAAATGCTCAACGCTATGGGATTGCCCATTTGCAAAACCAACTTATCTTTGatatcttgaaacaaaaaaatcataatattaCCAGTGTGGAAGATGGCATTAAGGTGCTCCAGCAAAGATTTCGTACGAAAAAAGTTCTTattgttcttgatgatgtggatcaAGATATTAATGTGAAGTGTTTAGTTGGCGACCGTAAATGGTTTGGTATTGGTAGTAAGATCATTTTCACAAGCAGAAATGAGGCTATTTTATGTGCTCAAGAAGTAGATGCGATTTACAAGCCCAATGTTATGAATTTTGATGATTCTATTAAACTTTTTAGCCATCATGCATTTCAAAGGGATCAACCTCTAGAAGATTATTTGGATCTTTCAAAAGGTATGATGAAAATTACCGGAGGACTTCCCTTGGCTCTTGAAGTATTAggttcatctttattttctacGGAAAAATCAGTATGGGAAGACATGTTAAAAAAGTTGCAAAAAATTCCCAATAATAATATCATGAAAAGATTGAAAATAAGTTATGATGGATTAGATGATGAGGAACAACAAATGTTTCTTGATACTGCTTGTTTTTTCATTGGAATGGACAAAGATCTTGCATGCCATATATGGGATGGGTGCAATTTTTCTCCTCAAATAGCACTTCATACTCTTTGTGCAAGGTCCTTAGTAACAATTAGTGAAAATGGTAAATTAAGGATGCATGATCTACTTCGGGATCTTGGAAGGGAAATTGTTCGCCAAGAGAGCATAAAAGAGCCAGGGAAGCGTACTCGGATATGGTCTCAAGAAGAAGTCTTGGATGTACTTGAAACGCAAACG GGAACAAGTAATGTTGAAGGACTCAGTATAGACTTCAGCCACAGATCAAAGAGCCAATGTTTGATAAGTGGTAAAGGATTTGCCGCGATGACAAAACTGAGGATACTCCAAGTTGACTTTCGAAAATTTTCTGGGAACttcatgttttctttttcaGAATTAAGGTGGCTTAGTTGGACATGCTGCCATGAACAACATGTGCAAACCAATTTTCATCCACGAAAACTGGCCGTTCTCAATCTATCACATTGTGAAATCACAAAGAAATGGATGGGTTGGAACTGA